GTAGAGGTCGGCCTTTCCGGAGAAATGGTGGTAGAGGCTGCCGACGCTGGCCTTCGCCTTCGCGACGACGTCGGTGACGCCAGACTCGGCGAAGCCCTTCTCCACGAACACCTCGCGAGCCGCGTCGAGCAGGGCCGCTCGGGTGGCGGCGCCCCGCCCTGTCGCCAGGCGTTCCACATCGCTGCTCATGGCAGGCACATTATCCTCCGCTGACCGGGCATGGAGGGGCAACTACGATCGAGTCAGTTGTCCCACGAGGAGGCCCATCACCATGTCCGAGACGTCCGTTCCTCCTGCCCTCGCCACTGGCGAGCACGCACCCGACCGCAACTTGGCGTTGGAGCTGGTCAGGGTCACCGAGGCGGCCGCCATGGCGGCCGCCCGCTGGGTCGGCCGTGGCGACAAGAACGGCGCCGACGGAGCGGCCGTCAACGCGATGCGCCAGCTCATCAGCACGGTCTCGATGAACGGCGTGGTCGTGATCGGCGAAGGCGAGAAGGACCACGCGCCGATGCTCTTCAACGGGGAGCGGGTCGGTGACGGCAGCGGCCCCGACTGCGACGTGGCCGTCGACCCGATCGACGGGACGAGGCTGACCGCGCTCGGCATGCCCGACGCCATCTCGGTGATCGCGGTGAGCTCCCGAGGGTCGATGTACGACCCGTCGGCGGTCTTCTACATGGAGAAGCTGGTCACCGGCCCCGAGGCCGCCGACGTCGTGGACATCAACGCGCCCGTCGCCGCCAACATCCAGGCGGTCGCCAGGGCGAAGGGCGCCTCGGCCTCCGACGTCACGGTGGTCATCCTCGACCGGCCCCGGCACGACCAGATCGTCAAGGAGGTCAGGGAGACCGGGGCGCGGATCAAGTTCATCCCGGACGGGGACGTGGCCGGAGCGATCATGGCCGCCCGCTCCGGCACCGGCGTCGACCTCATGCTCGGCATCGGCGGCACGCCCGAGGGCGTCATCGCGGCCTGCGCGATCAAGTGCCTGGGCGGGGTCATCCAGGGCAAGCTCTGGCCGCAGGACGACGCCGAGCGGCGGCGCGCGCTGGACGCCGGTCACGACCTCGACCGGGTGCTGACCACGAACGACCTGGTCACCTCCGACGACGTGTTCTTCGCCGCGACGGGCATCACGCAGGGCGAGCTGATGAGCGGCGTGCGCTTCCGCGGCGGGGTGGCGGTGACGCACTCGCTGGTGATGCGCGGGCGCTCCGGCACGATCCGCAAGGTGGAGAGCGAGCACCAGCTGTGGAAGCTGCGCGCGTACAGCGCGATCAACTTCGACACCGCGGGCTGAGCATCCGGGAATCGCGGTGGCTGAGGCCTCTCAGAACCCCGGCCACCGCGGTCGTCCTCCAGAACCCGAGAGGCCACCGCCATCGCCGTCCAGCACCGAAGAACCCCGGCCACCGGCCCACGGTCAGCGGCGGCGCTTGCGCTTCGGGGGTTCCTTGACCTTGACCTCGCCCAGGAAGTTGGACGTCCGAACCTCGATCACCGGACAGTCGGGATCCTCCTGCGCCCTGGTCAGCCGCACCGTCTTGTCCTTCGACACCCGGATCACCTCCACCCCCTCCGGCACGTGGATCTCCAGCCCGCCGAACATGAGAGTCGCGTTGATCACCACGCGCCGGTTCTGCATGATCGCGTCACGCAGGTCGAGCTTGGTCGTCCCGAACATCGCCGTCACGGGCAGCTCGGCAGGCACCACCCAGCGCCCCTCGCGCTGCTCCTTCTTGAAGATCGCCGACACCGGCCTGCCATCCAGCCTGAACGGCTGTTCCTCGGCGGGCAGCAGATCGGCGGTCAGCCGCGCCAGCTCCCCCAGCGTGCGAGCGTTGTAGAGCGCTGTCAGCCGCTCCTCGAACTCGTCCATGGCGAGGCGCCCGTCGCTCGCCGCCTCGTTGAGCACCTCGGCGACCCGGTCCCGGTCGGCATCGGAGGCGCGCAGTTCGTGTGGTTGGGGACCGTCGGTCGCCGGCCGCCGCGCCAAGGCGAACTCCTCGGCCAGCCGCTCACCGACCTCCTGGATGCGGGGAAGCCAACGCTCGTTCACCCCTTGACGATAACCGCTTGAGATTCTGTCGGTGGCGATGCTTATCGTGGCCACTATGCACGCGATCGTGTTGCACGGCGTGACCAAACGCTATCCCGACGTCACGGCGGTCGACGGGCTCGATCTCGAGGTGCCCGAGGGCATCTGCCTCGGCCTGCTCGGCCCGAACGGCGCGGGAAAGTCCACGACGATGCGCCTGCTCACCGCCCAGTCGCTGGCCGACGAGGGCGAGATCAGGGTGCTGGGGCTGCGGCTGCCCCAGCAGTCGAAGCAGGCGAGGGCGCTCATGGGGGTGGTCCCCCAGCTCGACAACCTCGACGAGGAGCTCACCGCGAGGGAGAACCTCGAGGTGTTCGCGCACCTCTACCGCGTTCCCCGCCACGAGCGGCGCGCCGCGGTCGACAGGGCGCTGGCCCTCGCCCAGCTCACCGACAGGGCCGCCACCCGCACGGTCAACCTGTCGGGCGGCATGCGCAGGCGGCTGCTCATCGCCAGGGGCCTGGTCCACCAGCCCCGGCTGGTGCTGCTCGACGAGCCGACCGTGGGTCTCGATCCGCAGGTGCGCCAGGAGCTGTGGTCGCTGATCGTACGGCTGCGCGACGAGGGCGTCACGACGCTGATGTCCACCCACTACATCGAGGAGGCCGAGCGGCTGGCCGACGACTGCGCGCTGATGTCCCACGGTCGCATCGTGGCCAGGGGCTCGCCCGAGGAGCTGGTCAAGGAGCACGCGGGCACCGAGGTCGCCGAGCACTACGCCGCGCCGGAGCGTCAGGCCGAGATCGCCGCGCTGGCGGCCGCGGCCGGGGTTCCCACCCGCAGGACCGGCCCGTCGATCTCGGTGCTGAAGGCCGAGCAGCTGCCCAGGTCGCTGGAGGACGCGCTGGGCGCGCCCAACGTCCGGCGTCCCGCCAACCTGGAGGACGTGTTCGTCGTGCTGACCGGAGAGGCGGTCGAATGATGGAGTTCGCCCCTGTGCGGGCCGTCTGGCGGCGCGAGCTGGCCCTCTACCGCCGCTACTGGGCCTCCACCTCCTTCGCCGCGATGACCGAGCCGACCATCTACCTGCTGGCCTTCGGCTACGGCTTCGGCTCCGTGGTCGGCGCGCTCTACGGCTACGAGTACAAGGACTTCGTCGCCACCGGTGTCGTCGCCACGGCGGTCCTGTTCATCGGGGCGTTCGGCGGCATGTTCAACACCTTCATCCGCCGCACGTTCCAGCACACCTACGACGCGATGCTGGCCGCGCCCGTCGACGTCCGCGAGCTGGT
This window of the Nonomuraea africana genome carries:
- the glpX gene encoding class II fructose-bisphosphatase, with the translated sequence MSETSVPPALATGEHAPDRNLALELVRVTEAAAMAAARWVGRGDKNGADGAAVNAMRQLISTVSMNGVVVIGEGEKDHAPMLFNGERVGDGSGPDCDVAVDPIDGTRLTALGMPDAISVIAVSSRGSMYDPSAVFYMEKLVTGPEAADVVDINAPVAANIQAVARAKGASASDVTVVILDRPRHDQIVKEVRETGARIKFIPDGDVAGAIMAARSGTGVDLMLGIGGTPEGVIAACAIKCLGGVIQGKLWPQDDAERRRALDAGHDLDRVLTTNDLVTSDDVFFAATGITQGELMSGVRFRGGVAVTHSLVMRGRSGTIRKVESEHQLWKLRAYSAINFDTAG
- a CDS encoding DUF1707 SHOCT-like domain-containing protein — its product is MNERWLPRIQEVGERLAEEFALARRPATDGPQPHELRASDADRDRVAEVLNEAASDGRLAMDEFEERLTALYNARTLGELARLTADLLPAEEQPFRLDGRPVSAIFKKEQREGRWVVPAELPVTAMFGTTKLDLRDAIMQNRRVVINATLMFGGLEIHVPEGVEVIRVSKDKTVRLTRAQEDPDCPVIEVRTSNFLGEVKVKEPPKRKRRR
- a CDS encoding ABC transporter ATP-binding protein — translated: MHAIVLHGVTKRYPDVTAVDGLDLEVPEGICLGLLGPNGAGKSTTMRLLTAQSLADEGEIRVLGLRLPQQSKQARALMGVVPQLDNLDEELTARENLEVFAHLYRVPRHERRAAVDRALALAQLTDRAATRTVNLSGGMRRRLLIARGLVHQPRLVLLDEPTVGLDPQVRQELWSLIVRLRDEGVTTLMSTHYIEEAERLADDCALMSHGRIVARGSPEELVKEHAGTEVAEHYAAPERQAEIAALAAAAGVPTRRTGPSISVLKAEQLPRSLEDALGAPNVRRPANLEDVFVVLTGEAVE